In Centropristis striata isolate RG_2023a ecotype Rhode Island chromosome 15, C.striata_1.0, whole genome shotgun sequence, a genomic segment contains:
- the drd1b gene encoding dopamine receptor D1b has protein sequence MDQNFSTVRDGKQLLQERDSSKRVLTGCFLSLLIFTTLLGNTLVCAAVTKFRHLRSKVTNFFVISLAISDLLVAILVMPWKAATEIVGFWPFGAFCNVWVAFDIMCSTASILNLCVISVDRYWAISSPFRYERKMTPKVACLMISVAWTLSVLISFIPVQLNWHKAQTISYAELNGTYPGDLPPDNCDSSLNRTYAISSSLISFYIPVAIMIVTYTRIYRIAQKQIRRISALERAAESAKNRHSSMGNSSNMESESSFKMSFKRETKVLKTLSVIMGVFVCCWLPFFILNCMVPFCEPNLPDGATEFFCISPTTFDVFVWFGWANSSLNPIIYAFNADFRKAFSILLGCHRLCPGSNAIEIVSINNNMGAPTSNPNCQYQPKSHIPKEGNHSASYVIPHSILCQEEELQKKDGCGGEMEVGMVNNAMEQLSPAISGNLDSDTEVTLEKINPITQNGQHKTVSG, from the coding sequence atGGATCAGAATTTCTCAACGGTTCGAGATGGAAAGCAGCTGCTACAGGAGAGGGACTCGTCCAAACGTGTTCTGACAGGATGCTTCCTCTCGCTCCTCATCTTCACCACGCTGCTAGGCAACACACTCGTGTGTGCCGCCGTCACCAAGTTCCGACACCTGAGGTCGAAGGTCACCAACTTCTTCGTCATCTCGCTGGCCATCTCCGACCTTCTGGTGGCTATCTTGGTAATGCCGTGGAAGGCGGCAACTGAGATTGTGGGGTTCTGGCCATTTGGTGCGTTCTGCAACGTCTGGGTGGCGTTTGACATCATGTGCTCCACTGCCTCCATCTTGAACCTGTGTGTGATTAGTGTAGACCGTTACTGGGCCATCTCGAGCCCGTTCCGCTATGAACGCAAGATGACCCCCAAGGTGGCATGTCTGATGATCAGTGTGGCGTGGACCCTGTCAGTCCTCATCTCCTTCATTCCTGTTCAGCTTAACTGGCACAAAGCTCAGACCATCAGCTACGCAGAGCTAAATGGAACATACCCCGGCGATCTGCCCCCTGACAACTGCGACTCCAGCCTTAACAGGACCTAcgccatctcctcctctcttatCAGCTTCTATATCCCCGTGGCTATTATGATCGTCACCTACACCCGGATCTACCGCATCGCCCAGAAGCAGATACGGAGAATATCTGCACTGGAGCGGGCGGCGGAGAGTGCCAAAAACCGCCACAGCAGCATGGGGAATAGTTCGAACATGGAGAGCGAGAGCTCGTTCAAAATGTCGTTCAAACGAGAAACCAAAGTCTTAAAGACGCTCTCAGTCATCATGGGGGTGTTTGTGTGCTGCTGGTTGCCCTTCTTCATCCTTAACTGCATGGTTCCGTTCTGCGAGCCCAACCTGCCGGACGGCGCCACGGAATTCTTCTGCATCAGCCCCACCACTTTCGACGTGTTTGTGTGGTTTGGCTGGGCAAACTCCTCGCTCAACCCCATCATCTATGCCTTCAACGCCGACTTCCGTAAGGCCTTCTCCATCCTCCTGGGCTGCCACCGGCTCTGCCCGGGGAGCAACGCCATCGAGATAGTCAGTATTAACAATAACATGGGCGCCCCTACCTCGAACCCCAACTGTCAGTATCAGCCCAAGAGTCACATCCCAAAGGAGGGCAACCATTCAGCCAGCTACGTGATCCCCCACAGCATCCTGTGTCAGGAGGAGGAGTTACAGAAGAAGGACGGATGCGGAGGGGAGATGGAGGTGGGCATGGTAAACAACGCGATGGAACAACTCTCCCCAGCCATCTCTGGGAATTTAGACAGCGATACTGAGGTCACACTGGAAAAGATCAATCCCATAACACAGAACGGACAGCATAAAACCGTGTCAGGTTGA